From Pseudomonas fluorescens, one genomic window encodes:
- a CDS encoding response regulator produces the protein MKLLVVEDEALLRHHLHTRLTEGGHVVEAVANAEEALYQAGQYNYDLAVIDLGLPGIGGLDLIRQLRSQGKTFPILILTARGNWQDKVEGLAAGADDYVVKPFQFEELDARLNALLRRSSGFTQSTIIAGPLLLDLNRKQATLDDQPLALTAYEYRILEYLMRHHEQVVAKDRLMEQLYPDDDERDPNVIEVLVGRLRRKLEGPNGFKPIETVRGLGYLFNERCQ, from the coding sequence ATGAAATTGTTGGTCGTTGAAGACGAAGCACTGTTGCGTCACCACCTGCACACCCGCCTGACAGAAGGTGGCCATGTGGTGGAAGCAGTCGCCAATGCCGAAGAGGCGTTGTACCAAGCGGGTCAATACAACTATGACTTGGCGGTGATCGATCTTGGTCTGCCGGGCATCGGCGGATTGGACCTGATTCGCCAACTGCGCTCGCAGGGCAAGACTTTCCCGATCCTGATCCTGACCGCCCGCGGCAATTGGCAAGACAAGGTCGAAGGGCTCGCTGCTGGTGCCGATGACTACGTGGTCAAACCGTTCCAGTTCGAGGAGCTGGACGCGCGCCTCAATGCGTTGCTACGTCGCTCCAGCGGATTTACCCAGTCGACCATCATCGCCGGTCCCTTGCTGCTGGACCTCAATCGCAAGCAGGCGACGCTCGATGATCAGCCCTTGGCGCTCACCGCTTATGAGTACCGGATCCTCGAATACCTGATGCGTCATCATGAGCAGGTGGTCGCCAAGGACCGTTTGATGGAGCAGCTCTATCCAGATGACGACGAGCGCGATCCAAATGTCATCGAAGTGCTGGTCGGTCGTCTGCGACGCAAGCTCGAAGGGCCCAACGGGTTCAAACCGATCGAGACGGTGCGCGGCCTGGGTTACCTGTTCAACGAGCGCTGCCAGTGA
- a CDS encoding membrane protein: MTTFKKIMLAMTVLSASAVAQAADENFASITLGQTSDKVKKSSLLNSNLDHPNANGVISKDTTYGVRLGQQNNDRRYYATYDNVSGTHNGIKLRQENLLGSYDLFLPVTSSTKLFGGATAGVTKLSQESSGYSRDTDIGYAVGLQTGVLQQVSKNVSVEMGYRYLRSNASTEMSAQGTKQGSLSLNSSAQTYLSANYAF, from the coding sequence ATGACTACCTTCAAAAAAATCATGCTTGCGATGACTGTCCTGAGTGCCAGTGCCGTAGCGCAGGCCGCCGACGAGAACTTCGCCAGCATCACGCTGGGCCAGACCAGCGACAAGGTCAAAAAATCCAGCTTGTTGAACAGCAATCTCGATCACCCCAATGCCAATGGCGTCATCAGCAAGGACACCACCTACGGTGTGCGTCTCGGTCAACAGAACAATGATCGTCGTTATTACGCCACTTATGACAATGTTTCCGGTACCCACAACGGCATCAAATTGCGCCAGGAGAACCTCCTGGGTAGCTACGACCTGTTCCTGCCCGTGACCAGCAGCACCAAACTGTTTGGCGGTGCCACTGCCGGTGTGACCAAGCTGTCTCAGGAATCCTCGGGTTATAGCCGCGATACCGACATCGGTTATGCCGTGGGTCTGCAGACGGGTGTCCTGCAACAGGTTTCGAAAAATGTCTCGGTTGAAATGGGCTACCGTTACCTGCGTAGCAACGCCAGCACGGAAATGAGCGCCCAAGGTACCAAGCAAGGATCTCTGAGCCTCAACAGCAGCGCCCAGACCTACCTTTCCGCCAACTACGCTTTCTAA
- a CDS encoding 4'-phosphopantetheinyl transferase family protein: MNSPLPAFCTPLDADWPSPCALPDSVLLSTRFDPALLAPEDFRGCNIDPPASIQRSVAKRQAEFLAGRLCARAALQHLTGLACIPAIGEDRAPVWPTDVCGSITHTTGRAAAIVAHKQHWRGLGMDLENLLESTRAERLAGEILTPPELQRMAAGDREQLALLVTLTFSVKESLFKALYPIVQQRFYFEHAEVVEWTLDGRVRLRLLTDLSNEWRIGVELDAQFAVKDGQLLSLVSIPA; encoded by the coding sequence ATGAACTCGCCCCTACCCGCCTTCTGCACACCGCTCGATGCCGATTGGCCGTCGCCTTGCGCGCTACCCGACAGCGTCCTGCTCAGCACCCGCTTCGATCCCGCCTTGTTAGCGCCCGAGGATTTTCGTGGCTGCAACATCGATCCACCGGCGAGCATCCAGCGCTCGGTGGCCAAACGTCAGGCTGAATTCCTTGCCGGCCGTCTGTGCGCCCGCGCCGCGCTCCAGCACCTGACGGGCCTGGCGTGCATTCCGGCGATTGGCGAAGATCGGGCACCGGTCTGGCCGACTGATGTTTGTGGTTCGATTACCCACACCACCGGACGGGCAGCAGCGATTGTCGCGCACAAGCAGCACTGGCGCGGGCTGGGCATGGATCTGGAAAACTTGCTCGAAAGCACACGCGCCGAGCGCCTGGCGGGCGAAATCCTTACCCCGCCGGAACTGCAGCGCATGGCGGCAGGCGATCGCGAGCAACTGGCCCTGCTGGTGACCCTGACCTTTTCGGTCAAGGAGAGCCTGTTCAAGGCGCTCTACCCCATCGTCCAGCAGCGCTTTTATTTCGAGCATGCCGAAGTCGTGGAGTGGACGCTGGATGGCCGGGTCCGCCTACGACTGCTGACGGACTTGTCCAACGAGTGGCGCATCGGCGTGGAACTGGATGCTCAGTTCGCAGTGAAGGACGGCCAGTTGCTGAGCCTGGTCAGCATCCCGGCTTGA
- a CDS encoding ATP-binding protein — translation MNSIFLRIYGGMCAALILVAVLGVLALHLLNEVRSEQYRERLAHGTFSLMADNLQPMNQTERHRALVVWERLLGIPMSLQTFSQTALDLGQRTRILRGQALVEQTGPHAAKVYRLVSEKEQLVLTGEVQQISEQLARATIYLLADELVRYPVAEQPRRLAELKKDKGFGFELQLVTVDQADMDEDQSRRVSEGDTVMALGKGGDSIRVFAGMVGTPWVLEIGPLYQMNPYPPEWLVLIATLGLSLIGLIVYLLVRQLERRLSGLESAATRIAKGSLETRVPARGADSVGRLAAAFNGMAEHLQQLLAIQRELVRAVSHELRTPVARLRFGLEMISSASTDQAREKYLIGMDHDIQDLDGLVDEMLTYARLEQGSPALNFQRVDLDALVNQVINELAPLRANVRVQRGLCLSAADCDGAWVEAEPRYLHRALQNLVSNAMRHAQGQVSISYQVGQQRCRIDVEDDGPGVPESAWEKIFTPFLRLDDSRTRASGGHGLGLSIVRRIIHWHGGRALIGKSRNLGGACFSLSWPRNQEKPER, via the coding sequence GTGAATTCGATCTTCCTGCGCATTTACGGAGGCATGTGCGCCGCCTTGATCCTGGTGGCGGTGCTCGGCGTGCTGGCCCTGCACCTGCTCAACGAAGTGCGCAGCGAGCAGTACCGCGAACGCCTGGCTCACGGCACGTTTTCGCTGATGGCTGACAATCTGCAGCCGATGAACCAGACCGAGCGCCATCGGGCGCTGGTGGTCTGGGAGCGTCTGCTGGGTATTCCCATGAGTCTGCAGACGTTCAGCCAGACCGCACTCGATCTCGGCCAGCGCACGCGCATCCTGCGTGGCCAGGCATTGGTCGAGCAGACAGGGCCGCACGCCGCAAAGGTCTACCGGCTGGTCAGCGAAAAAGAGCAACTGGTGCTGACTGGCGAGGTGCAGCAGATCAGTGAGCAGTTGGCGCGGGCAACTATTTATCTGTTGGCCGATGAATTGGTGCGTTACCCGGTCGCCGAACAACCCCGGCGGTTGGCAGAGCTGAAGAAAGACAAGGGCTTTGGTTTCGAGTTGCAATTGGTCACCGTGGATCAGGCCGACATGGACGAGGACCAGAGCCGCCGGGTGTCCGAAGGCGACACGGTCATGGCGCTGGGAAAGGGCGGCGATTCGATCCGGGTGTTTGCCGGCATGGTCGGGACCCCTTGGGTGCTTGAGATTGGCCCGCTGTACCAGATGAATCCCTATCCGCCGGAGTGGCTGGTGTTGATCGCCACATTGGGGTTGAGCCTGATCGGCTTGATCGTCTATTTATTGGTGCGCCAACTCGAGCGTCGGCTCAGTGGCCTGGAGTCGGCGGCGACGCGAATCGCCAAGGGCAGCCTGGAGACCCGGGTGCCGGCGCGCGGCGCGGACTCGGTTGGACGGCTGGCGGCGGCGTTTAACGGCATGGCCGAGCATTTGCAGCAACTGCTGGCGATTCAGCGCGAATTGGTGCGCGCGGTCTCTCACGAACTGCGCACGCCCGTTGCACGCCTGCGATTTGGCCTGGAGATGATCAGTTCGGCAAGCACCGACCAGGCTCGGGAAAAGTACCTGATCGGTATGGATCACGACATTCAGGATCTCGACGGCCTGGTTGACGAAATGCTGACCTATGCGCGGTTGGAGCAAGGCTCGCCAGCGCTGAACTTTCAGCGGGTGGATCTGGATGCCTTGGTCAATCAGGTGATCAACGAGTTGGCACCGTTGCGCGCCAATGTCAGGGTGCAACGCGGGCTGTGCCTGTCGGCCGCCGATTGTGACGGGGCCTGGGTCGAAGCGGAGCCGCGCTACCTGCACCGGGCGCTGCAAAACCTGGTCAGTAATGCCATGCGCCATGCCCAGGGCCAGGTTTCCATCAGCTATCAGGTTGGCCAGCAGCGTTGCCGTATCGATGTCGAGGATGATGGTCCGGGGGTGCCGGAAAGTGCCTGGGAAAAAATCTTCACGCCGTTCCTGCGCCTCGACGACAGTCGAACTCGAGCCTCGGGTGGGCACGGGCTCGGCTTGTCGATTGTGCGGCGGATCATCCATTGGCATGGCGGTCGCGCGCTGATCGGCAAAAGCCGCAACCTTGGCGGTGCTTGCTTCAGTTTGAGCTGGCCACGCAATCAGGAAAAGCCCGAGCGCTGA
- a CDS encoding response regulator: MEQEAWQVLIVEDDQRLAELTREYLESNGLRVAIEGDGALAAARIIAEQPDLVILDLMLPGEDGLSICRKVRDQYDGPILMLTARTDDLDQIQGLDMGADDYVCKPVRPRLLLARIQALLRRSEPPEPAVPEKLRRLQFGALVVDNALREAWLQDQGIELTSAEFDLLWLLVANAGRILSREEIFTALRGIGYDGQDRSIDVRISRIRPKIGDDPDHPRLIKTIRSKGYLFVPEACVDPSL, from the coding sequence GTGGAGCAAGAAGCCTGGCAGGTATTGATTGTCGAGGACGACCAGCGCCTGGCTGAGTTGACCCGTGAATACCTTGAAAGCAATGGATTGCGCGTCGCCATCGAGGGTGATGGCGCGTTGGCAGCGGCGCGTATTATTGCCGAGCAACCGGATCTGGTGATCCTTGATCTGATGCTGCCAGGGGAAGACGGCCTGAGCATTTGCCGCAAGGTGCGTGACCAGTATGACGGTCCGATTCTGATGCTGACCGCCCGCACCGATGACCTCGACCAGATCCAGGGCCTGGACATGGGGGCTGATGATTATGTCTGCAAGCCCGTGCGTCCACGCCTGTTGCTGGCGCGGATCCAGGCCCTGTTACGCCGCAGCGAGCCGCCGGAGCCAGCGGTGCCGGAGAAACTTCGGCGCCTGCAGTTCGGGGCGCTGGTGGTTGACAATGCGCTGCGTGAGGCCTGGTTGCAGGACCAGGGTATCGAACTGACCAGCGCCGAATTCGACTTGCTGTGGCTGCTGGTCGCCAACGCCGGTCGCATCCTTTCGCGCGAGGAGATCTTCACCGCCCTGCGCGGGATAGGTTATGACGGCCAGGACCGCTCCATCGACGTGCGAATTTCGCGAATCCGCCCGAAAATCGGCGACGACCCGGATCACCCGCGCCTGATCAAGACCATTCGCAGCAAGGGCTATCTGTTCGTTCCTGAAGCCTGCGTAGACCCGTCCCTGTGA
- a CDS encoding ribonucleoside-diphosphate reductase subunit alpha gives MQTDTTRENPQGTLPQAADSTSDLSATAPGQLRVIKRNGTVVPYTDDKITVAITKAFLAVEGGTAAASSRIHDTVARLTEQVTATFKRRMPSGGTIHIEEIQDQVELALMRAGEQKVARDYVIYRDGRSKERAAHAPAVEAVNAHPSIRITRTDGSLAPLDMGRLNTIVTEACEGLEEVDGELIQRETLKNLYDGVALTDVNTALVMTARTLVEREPNYSFVTARLLMDTLRAEGLSFLQVAESATHHEMADLYAKALPAYVAKGIEYELLNPELASFDLEKLGKAINHERDQQFTYLGLQTLYDRYFIHKDGVRFELPQIFFMRVAMGLAIEEKDREARAIEFYNLLSSFDYMASTPTLFNAGTLRPQLSSCYLTTVPDDLSGIYHAIHDNAMLSKFAGGLGNDWTPVRALGSYIKGTNGKSQGVVPFLKVVNDTAVAVNQGGKRKGAVCAYLETWHMDIEEFIELRKNTGDDRRRTHDMNTANWIPDLFMKRVFDDGKWTLFSPSEVPDLHDLTGKAFEERYEYYEALTEYPGKVKLFKTIQAKDLWRKMLSMLFETGHPWLTFKDPCNLRSPQQHVGVVHSSNLCTEITLNTNKDEIAVCNLGSINLPNHIVNGQLDTAKLQRTVNTAVRMLDNVIDINYYSVPQAKNSNFKHRPVGLGIMGFQDALYLQHIPYGSDAAVEFADKSMEAVSYYAIQASCDLADERGSYETFQGSLWSKGILPLDSQQILIEARGQKYIDVDLNETLDWAPVRARVQKGIRNSNIMAIAPTATIANITGVSQSIEPTYQNLYVKSNLSGEFTVINPYLVRDLKARGLWDSVMINDLKYYDGSVQQIERIPAELKALYATAFEVDTKWIVDAASRRQKWIDQAQSLNLYIAGASGKKLDVTYRMAWYRGLKTTYYLRALAATSTEKSTINTGKLNAVSSGGNHGDDSVLAAPAGPAPVPKACAIDEPDCEACQ, from the coding sequence ATGCAAACCGACACAACTCGCGAGAACCCGCAGGGCACCTTGCCGCAGGCCGCTGATTCGACTTCGGATCTGTCCGCCACCGCGCCAGGTCAACTGCGAGTGATCAAGCGTAACGGCACTGTCGTTCCTTACACCGATGACAAAATCACCGTCGCCATCACCAAAGCGTTTCTCGCAGTTGAAGGCGGCACCGCTGCTGCCTCGTCGCGAATCCACGACACCGTGGCCCGCCTGACCGAACAGGTCACCGCGACCTTCAAGCGTCGCATGCCATCGGGCGGCACCATCCACATCGAAGAAATCCAGGACCAGGTCGAACTGGCCCTGATGCGTGCCGGCGAGCAGAAAGTGGCTCGCGACTACGTGATCTACCGTGACGGTCGTTCGAAAGAACGCGCTGCCCACGCACCGGCCGTAGAAGCGGTCAACGCTCACCCGTCGATTCGCATCACCCGTACCGATGGCAGCCTGGCGCCACTGGACATGGGTCGCCTGAACACCATTGTCACCGAAGCGTGCGAAGGTCTGGAGGAAGTCGACGGCGAGCTGATCCAGCGCGAAACCCTGAAGAACCTCTACGACGGCGTGGCCCTGACCGACGTCAACACCGCCCTGGTGATGACCGCCCGCACCCTGGTTGAACGCGAACCGAACTACTCGTTCGTGACTGCTCGCCTGCTGATGGACACCCTGCGTGCCGAAGGCCTGAGCTTCCTGCAAGTCGCCGAGAGCGCCACTCACCACGAGATGGCCGACCTGTACGCCAAGGCGCTGCCGGCCTACGTCGCCAAAGGTATCGAATACGAGTTGCTGAACCCTGAGCTGGCCAGTTTCGACCTGGAAAAGCTCGGCAAGGCAATCAACCACGAGCGCGACCAGCAGTTCACCTACCTGGGCCTGCAAACCCTGTACGACCGTTACTTCATCCACAAGGATGGCGTGCGTTTCGAACTGCCGCAGATCTTCTTCATGCGTGTGGCCATGGGCCTGGCCATCGAAGAGAAAGACCGCGAAGCCCGTGCGATCGAGTTCTACAACCTGTTGTCGTCCTTCGACTACATGGCCTCGACCCCGACCCTGTTCAACGCCGGCACCCTGCGTCCACAGCTGTCGAGCTGCTACCTGACCACCGTGCCGGACGACCTGTCGGGCATCTACCACGCGATCCACGACAACGCCATGCTGTCGAAATTCGCTGGCGGCTTGGGCAACGACTGGACTCCGGTTCGTGCGCTGGGCTCCTACATCAAGGGCACCAACGGCAAATCCCAGGGCGTTGTACCGTTCCTCAAAGTAGTGAACGACACCGCTGTCGCCGTTAACCAGGGTGGCAAGCGCAAAGGCGCCGTATGTGCCTACCTGGAAACCTGGCACATGGACATCGAAGAGTTCATCGAGCTGCGCAAGAACACCGGTGATGATCGTCGTCGTACCCACGATATGAACACCGCCAACTGGATCCCTGACCTGTTCATGAAGCGTGTCTTCGATGACGGCAAGTGGACCCTGTTTTCGCCATCCGAAGTTCCGGACCTGCACGACCTGACCGGCAAGGCCTTCGAAGAACGCTACGAGTACTACGAAGCCCTGACCGAGTACCCAGGCAAGGTCAAGCTGTTCAAGACCATTCAGGCCAAAGACCTGTGGCGTAAAATGCTGTCCATGCTGTTTGAAACCGGCCACCCATGGCTGACCTTCAAAGACCCGTGCAACCTGCGCAGCCCGCAGCAGCACGTCGGCGTAGTCCACAGCTCGAACCTGTGCACCGAGATCACCTTGAATACCAACAAGGACGAAATCGCTGTCTGCAACCTGGGCTCGATCAACCTGCCGAACCATATCGTCAACGGCCAGCTCGACACCGCCAAGCTGCAACGCACCGTGAACACGGCTGTGCGCATGCTCGACAACGTGATCGACATCAACTACTACTCGGTGCCGCAAGCGAAGAACTCCAACTTCAAGCACCGTCCGGTCGGCCTGGGCATCATGGGCTTCCAGGACGCGCTGTACCTGCAGCACATTCCTTACGGTTCCGACGCTGCCGTCGAGTTCGCCGACAAGTCGATGGAAGCGGTCAGCTACTACGCCATCCAGGCATCCTGCGACCTGGCGGACGAGCGCGGTTCGTACGAGACGTTCCAGGGCTCGCTGTGGTCCAAGGGCATCCTGCCGCTGGATTCGCAACAGATCCTGATCGAAGCGCGTGGTCAGAAATACATTGATGTCGATCTGAACGAAACCCTCGACTGGGCACCGGTTCGTGCCCGTGTACAGAAAGGCATTCGTAACTCCAACATCATGGCCATCGCACCGACCGCGACCATCGCCAACATCACTGGCGTATCGCAGTCGATCGAACCGACCTATCAGAACCTGTACGTGAAATCGAACCTCTCGGGCGAATTCACCGTGATCAACCCGTACCTGGTTCGCGACCTCAAGGCTCGCGGTCTGTGGGACTCGGTCATGATCAACGACCTGAAGTACTACGACGGTTCCGTGCAGCAGATCGAGCGCATCCCGGCCGAGCTCAAAGCACTCTACGCCACCGCCTTCGAAGTGGACACCAAGTGGATCGTTGACGCCGCCAGCCGTCGTCAGAAGTGGATCGACCAGGCGCAGTCGCTGAACCTGTACATCGCTGGCGCATCGGGCAAGAAGCTTGACGTGACCTACCGCATGGCCTGGTACCGTGGCCTGAAAACCACCTACTACCTCCGTGCACTGGCCGCGACCAGCACCGAGAAGTCGACCATCAACACCGGCAAGCTGAACGCTGTTTCCAGCGGCGGCAACCACGGTGACGATTCGGTCCTGGCCGCCCCTGCCGGCCCTGCTCCAGTGCCGAAGGCCTGCGCCATCGACGAGCCGGATTGCGAAGCTTGCCAGTAA
- a CDS encoding DegQ family serine endoprotease, with product MSIPRLKSYLTIFATVLVLGQAVSTQAAELPDFTQLVEQASPAVVNISTTQKLPDRKVSNQQMPDLEGLPPMLREFFERGLPPQQRSPGGGRQREAQSLGSGFIISPDGYILTNNHVIADADEILVRLADRSELKAKLIGTDPRSDVALLKIEGKDLPVLKLGKSQDLKAGQWVVAIGSPFGFDHTVTQGIVSAIGRSLPNENYVPFIQTDVPINPGNSGGPLFNLAGEVVGINSQIYTRSGGFMGVSFAIPIDVAMDVSNQLKSGGKVSRGWLGVVIQEVNKDLAESFGLDKPAGALVAQIQDDGPAAKGGLQVGDVILSMNGQPIVMSADLPHLVGALKAGAKANLEVIRDGKRKNVELTVGAIPEEGKELDTLSQSGVERSSNRLGVAVVELSDEQKKTYDLKGGVVIKEVQDGPAALIGLQPGDVITHLNNQAISSAKEFTDIAKALPKNRSVSMRVLRQGRASFITFKLAE from the coding sequence ATGTCGATACCACGCTTGAAATCCTACCTGACAATCTTTGCTACCGTACTGGTGCTGGGTCAGGCCGTCTCAACCCAGGCGGCCGAGTTGCCTGACTTCACCCAATTGGTCGAGCAGGCCTCGCCTGCGGTGGTCAACATCAGTACCACGCAAAAGCTGCCGGACCGCAAGGTCTCCAACCAGCAGATGCCTGACCTCGAAGGTTTGCCGCCGATGTTGCGGGAGTTTTTCGAGCGTGGCCTGCCACCGCAACAACGTTCTCCGGGCGGCGGTCGCCAGCGTGAGGCGCAATCGCTGGGTTCGGGCTTCATTATTTCGCCTGATGGCTACATCCTGACCAACAACCACGTGATTGCCGATGCCGATGAAATTCTCGTGCGTCTGGCTGATCGCAGCGAACTCAAGGCCAAGCTGATCGGCACCGACCCGCGCTCCGACGTGGCGCTGCTGAAAATCGAAGGCAAGGACCTGCCGGTCCTCAAGCTTGGCAAATCCCAGGACCTGAAGGCCGGGCAATGGGTGGTGGCGATCGGTTCGCCGTTCGGCTTTGACCACACTGTGACCCAAGGCATCGTCAGCGCCATCGGTCGTAGCCTGCCGAACGAAAACTACGTCCCGTTCATCCAGACCGACGTGCCGATCAACCCGGGCAACTCCGGCGGCCCGCTGTTCAACCTGGCGGGCGAAGTGGTGGGGATCAACTCGCAGATCTACACCCGTTCCGGTGGATTCATGGGCGTGTCGTTCGCCATTCCTATCGACGTTGCGATGGACGTGTCGAACCAACTGAAAAGCGGCGGCAAGGTCAGCCGTGGTTGGTTGGGTGTGGTGATCCAGGAAGTGAACAAGGATCTCGCCGAGTCCTTCGGTCTGGACAAGCCAGCCGGTGCGTTGGTGGCGCAGATTCAGGACGACGGTCCGGCCGCCAAGGGTGGTTTGCAGGTCGGTGACGTGATCCTCAGCATGAACGGCCAGCCAATCGTCATGTCGGCTGATCTGCCACACCTGGTGGGCGCGCTCAAGGCGGGTGCCAAGGCCAATCTGGAAGTGATTCGCGACGGTAAGCGCAAAAATGTTGAGCTGACCGTTGGCGCCATCCCGGAAGAAGGCAAGGAGCTCGATACGCTGTCGCAATCCGGCGTCGAGCGCAGCAGTAACCGCCTGGGCGTTGCCGTGGTTGAGCTCAGTGACGAACAGAAGAAGACATACGACCTTAAAGGCGGCGTGGTAATCAAGGAAGTGCAGGATGGTCCTGCTGCCCTGATCGGCCTGCAGCCAGGCGATGTGATCACTCACCTGAACAATCAGGCGATCTCGTCGGCCAAGGAGTTCACCGACATTGCCAAGGCATTGCCGAAGAACCGTTCGGTGTCGATGCGCGTCCTGCGTCAGGGGCGCGCCAGCTTCATCACCTTCAAGCTGGCTGAGTAA
- a CDS encoding MucB/RseB C-terminal domain-containing protein: protein MRAIPLLTLLLSGWFVVPAQADEAQDWLNRLSQAEQQQSFQGTFVYERNGSFSTHNIWHRVEDGKVRERLLQLDGSAQEVVRIDGSTQCVSGTLVAGLGATPDSAKRALDPQKLKSWYDLAVIGKSRVAGRPAVIVALTPRDQHRYGFELHLDRETGLPLKSLLLNEKGQLLERFQFTRLDTRDVPSDDELQASADCKPVVLGNDKATAVKAAQAWHSDWLPPGFELTSSSAHKDPETKAPVSSLMYDDGLARFSVFLEPLNGAVVTDTRTQLGPTVAVSRRLTTPDGEMMVTVVGEIPIGTAERIALSMRTDAPAKQ from the coding sequence ATGCGCGCCATACCTCTACTTACGCTGTTGCTGAGCGGCTGGTTCGTTGTACCAGCCCAAGCTGATGAGGCTCAGGATTGGTTGAACCGTCTGAGCCAGGCCGAGCAGCAGCAAAGCTTTCAGGGCACTTTCGTCTACGAGCGTAACGGTAGTTTTTCTACCCATAACATCTGGCATCGCGTCGAGGACGGCAAAGTCCGCGAGCGTTTGCTGCAGCTTGACGGCTCGGCCCAGGAGGTCGTGCGCATTGACGGCAGTACGCAATGCGTCAGCGGTACTCTGGTAGCAGGTCTGGGAGCCACTCCCGACTCGGCAAAGCGTGCCCTCGATCCGCAAAAACTCAAGAGTTGGTACGACCTTGCCGTCATCGGCAAGTCGCGTGTGGCTGGGCGACCGGCAGTTATCGTCGCGCTGACACCTCGTGACCAGCATCGTTATGGATTCGAACTGCATCTGGATCGGGAAACCGGTCTGCCTCTGAAGTCCCTGTTGCTCAACGAAAAAGGCCAGTTGCTGGAGCGATTCCAGTTCACCCGGCTGGATACCCGCGATGTGCCGTCGGACGATGAGCTGCAAGCCAGTGCCGACTGCAAGCCGGTGGTGCTAGGCAACGATAAGGCGACAGCAGTGAAGGCGGCTCAGGCCTGGCACTCGGATTGGCTGCCACCGGGGTTCGAGCTGACCAGCAGCAGCGCCCACAAGGATCCGGAAACCAAGGCCCCAGTCAGTAGCCTGATGTATGACGATGGCTTGGCGCGCTTTTCGGTGTTCCTCGAGCCACTCAACGGCGCAGTCGTCACCGATACTCGCACGCAGTTGGGCCCGACCGTCGCGGTTTCTCGGCGCCTGACCACACCCGACGGCGAAATGATGGTGACCGTTGTGGGTGAAATCCCTATCGGTACGGCCGAACGGATTGCGCTGTCGATGCGCACCGATGCGCCAGCCAAGCAGTAA
- a CDS encoding sigma-E factor negative regulatory protein, whose amino-acid sequence MSREALQESLSAVMDNEADELELRRVLNAFDDVETRETWARYQIARAVMHKDLLIPRLDLASAVSQALADEAAPAKVSRGPWRSLGRLAVAASVTVAVLAGVRLYNQDEIAGVELAQQSTQPGLAVPQVKGPAVLAGYNESSQATGPMANGVLQGQPGWHDQRLPGYLRQHAQEAALKGTESALPYARAASLENR is encoded by the coding sequence ATGAGTCGTGAAGCCCTGCAGGAATCGCTGTCCGCAGTGATGGATAACGAAGCGGACGAACTGGAATTGCGTCGGGTATTAAATGCCTTTGACGATGTTGAAACCCGCGAAACCTGGGCGCGTTATCAGATCGCTCGGGCGGTGATGCACAAGGACTTGCTGATCCCGCGTCTGGATCTGGCTTCGGCCGTATCCCAGGCCCTGGCGGATGAAGCCGCACCGGCGAAAGTGAGCCGTGGCCCTTGGCGTAGCCTGGGTCGTCTGGCCGTTGCTGCCTCGGTGACTGTGGCTGTGTTGGCGGGTGTACGTTTGTACAACCAGGATGAGATCGCCGGTGTCGAATTGGCCCAGCAATCTACTCAACCAGGTCTGGCCGTTCCTCAAGTAAAAGGCCCAGCCGTTTTGGCAGGCTACAATGAGAGTTCGCAAGCCACAGGTCCGATGGCCAATGGTGTCTTGCAAGGTCAGCCAGGTTGGCACGATCAGCGTCTGCCAGGCTATCTGCGCCAACACGCTCAAGAAGCTGCACTCAAAGGCACTGAAAGTGCACTGCCTTACGCTCGTGCAGCGAGCCTGGAAAACCGTTAA
- the rpoE gene encoding RNA polymerase sigma factor RpoE has translation MLTQEEDQQLVERVQRGDKRAFDLLVLKYQHKILGLIVRFVHDTHEAQDVAQEAFIKAYRALGNFRGDSAFYTWLYRIAINTAKNYLVSRGRRPPDSDVSSEDAEFYDGDHGLKDLESPERALLRDEIEGTVHRTIQQLPEDLRTALTLREFDGLSYEDIASVMQCPVGTVRSRIFRAREAIDKALQPLLQES, from the coding sequence ATGCTAACCCAGGAAGAGGATCAGCAACTGGTCGAACGCGTTCAGCGCGGCGACAAGCGTGCTTTCGATCTGCTCGTGCTGAAATACCAGCACAAAATTCTCGGGTTGATCGTGCGTTTTGTGCACGACACCCATGAAGCCCAGGATGTTGCCCAGGAAGCCTTTATCAAGGCCTATCGAGCACTTGGAAATTTTCGCGGCGACAGCGCGTTTTATACGTGGCTCTACCGCATCGCCATTAACACGGCGAAGAACTATCTGGTTTCACGCGGCCGCCGGCCGCCGGATAGCGATGTCAGTTCCGAGGATGCGGAGTTCTACGACGGCGATCACGGCCTCAAGGACCTCGAATCACCAGAGCGTGCATTGTTGCGCGATGAGATCGAAGGCACTGTTCATCGAACCATCCAGCAATTGCCAGAAGATTTACGTACGGCGCTAACTTTACGTGAGTTTGATGGTCTGAGTTACGAGGACATTGCGAGCGTCATGCAATGTCCGGTGGGTACCGTGCGCTCCCGGATTTTCCGCGCTCGGGAAGCCATCGATAAGGCCCTGCAACCGTTGTTGCAGGAAAGCTGA